TCGAATGCGAGGGAAGAGAACACACAAAAGGACCAGTGTTTCACATAAAACCCCCTTTGTTGTGCCAGCAAGCTCTGCTATTAATTACAAAGCACTGGCAGTTTATTAAAATCTCTGAGCCTATAATCCTCGGCATGAACAATTAGAGCAGACTGCATCCGAGACGAGCACTTTTTTCACAAAAAGTCGACGTGTACAAAAGCCAACCTGGAGCACGGAGTCTTCATAACATGACAATTACtttctgaggtaccctttgaataaTTGCAATTAAAGGCTTTGTAAAGTATTGTAGATGAGCTAAGAGGTCAGGGAACCAGTTAGGCATTTAAGCTGACGTCATTGACTGCTTCTCTAGGATTTAGGTGTTTTAGCTATTTGGTCCACTTTAAAGCTCTCAGGAGCAGATCAAAAAAGTGCCTGTATTGTTTGGGGTTCTGAGCTCTCACAACACAAAAGCCATTTGAAAATCTCACAGCGAGAAGGAGACTAACCTGAACGAAAAGAAATGCCTACTAACGGAACCCACCAAGCTTTAAAGATCCAATTTGGCTTAATCAATTGTAGCAATAAGTACCTGACAGCAGAAGCTTTCGGTTTCAAAGTCAACGCGTCTGGCGTCAGCCTGAAAAAGAAGCAAATCTGGGTGCTGGAACAAGACGATGGCAACAACACTGTGGTCTTTTTCAAGAGCCACCTTGGGCGCTACCTGTTGGCTAATAAGGATGGCAACGTGTCATGTGAGGCAGAGAAACCTGACGTTGACTGCAGGTTCACGGTTATTGCACATGCCGATGGCAGATGGACTCTGCAGTCTGAACCTCACAAGCGCTACTTTGGTGGAGCTGAAGATCGTCTTTCGTGTTTCGCACAGACCATTACCGAGTCAGAACTTTGGTCCATCCACCTGGCCAGCCACCCTCAAGCCAACCTCCTGAGCATCAGCCGAAAAAGGTATGCCCACCTCTCAGTCCAAGAAGATGAGTTGTCGGCTGACAGCAACATTCCTTGGGGCGTGGATGCCCTCATCACCATGATCTATCAAGATAAGAAGTACAGCATCCAAACTTGTGACAATAGGTTTCTCAGAAACGATGGAAAGCTGATTAAGAAGCGTGATCAGGGCACTGGCTACACTTTGGAATTTAAAGCTGGGAAGATCGCCTTCAAGGATCATGAGGGAAAATACCTGAGTGCAATGGGGCCAACCGGTAGTCTAAGGTCTGGACGGAATTCGAAGCCTGGCAAAGACGACCTCTTTGATTT
This region of Scyliorhinus torazame isolate Kashiwa2021f chromosome 18, sScyTor2.1, whole genome shotgun sequence genomic DNA includes:
- the fscn2b gene encoding fascin-2b gives rise to the protein MPTNGTHQALKIQFGLINCSNKYLTAEAFGFKVNASGVSLKKKQIWVLEQDDGNNTVVFFKSHLGRYLLANKDGNVSCEAEKPDVDCRFTVIAHADGRWTLQSEPHKRYFGGAEDRLSCFAQTITESELWSIHLASHPQANLLSISRKRYAHLSVQEDELSADSNIPWGVDALITMIYQDKKYSIQTCDNRFLRNDGKLIKKRDQGTGYTLEFKAGKIAFKDHEGKYLSAMGPTGSLRSGRNSKPGKDDLFDLEQSHPQVVLRASNGRLVSIRQGVNISANQDEETNQETYQMEIDKETKKCILRTHTGNFWTLVTHGGIQSTASEIDANCMFEIEWRERRIAIKANNGKYICTKKNGQLASVSDSAGEDEEFTLRLINRPILVLRGDHGFVSYHKSSSTLDANRSVYDVFQLVFENGAYHIKGSGGKFWYISSTGTICTDGVIPEDFYLEFRDHGRLAIKGKNKKYLRGNQAGTLRADADEVDSSTLWEY